CATAAGCTTGGTAGGAGCGTTTCGCAGATGTAAAGGCACCGGGAGGTCACCTTGTTGTCGAACGGCTTGCTGGGCAGCTCCTATAGCCATGTAGGTGGCGTTGCTCTTTGGTGAAGTGGCCAGATAGACGGCACACTGACTTAGCAGGATGCGGCTTTCTGGATACCCGATAGTCGTAACAGCCTGGAAGGTGTTGTTCGCGATGACCAAAGCCGTCGGATTGGCATTTCCGATATCCTCACTCGCTAAAATCAACATCCGGCGGGCGATAAATTTTACATCTTCCCCGCCTTCGATCATCCGTGCAAGCCAATATACCGCCCCATTTGGGTCACTGCCGCGCATCGATTTAATAAAAGCGGATATAATGTCATAGTGTTGTTCCCCTGTCTTATCATACAAAACCGTAGTCTGTTGCGCGAGTTGCATGACCGCCTCATTGGTAACGATAATCGCGTCACCGGGTGTAGCGTTGACCACCAATTCGAAGATGTTGAGCAGTTTGCGTCCGTCTCCACCCGAAAGGCGCAATAACGCTTCCGTTTCCTTTAATTCGATGTTACGGGAAGCCAGGATGGTATCGTTCGCGATGGCACGTTTCAAGAGGGCATTCAGGTCGTCTTTAGAAAACGGATTTAGGATGTATACCTGACAACGCGACAGCAAAGCGGGAATCACTTCAAAGCTCGGATTTTCGGTAGTAGCCCCGATAAGGGTTACCCATCCTTTTTCGACAGCGGCCAAAAGGGAATCCTGTTGCGATTTGCTGAACCGGTGGATCTCGTCGATGAACAGGATAGGGTTCTTGGCGGTAAAAAGTCCGCCAGCCTGCTTGGCTTTGTCAATGACTTCCCGGACGTCTTTTACCCCAGAGTTGATTGCGCTTAGGATGTAGAAGGGACGTTTCGATTCTTCGGCGATGATCTGGGCAAGGGTGGTTTTACCCGTTCCAGGAGGTCCCCAGA
This genomic interval from Flavobacterium sp. HJ-32-4 contains the following:
- a CDS encoding replication-associated recombination protein A codes for the protein MEAPLAERIRPKRLEDYISQLHLVGPEGSLTQQIARGFIPSLIFWGPPGTGKTTLAQIIAEESKRPFYILSAINSGVKDVREVIDKAKQAGGLFTAKNPILFIDEIHRFSKSQQDSLLAAVEKGWVTLIGATTENPSFEVIPALLSRCQVYILNPFSKDDLNALLKRAIANDTILASRNIELKETEALLRLSGGDGRKLLNIFELVVNATPGDAIIVTNEAVMQLAQQTTVLYDKTGEQHYDIISAFIKSMRGSDPNGAVYWLARMIEGGEDVKFIARRMLILASEDIGNANPTALVIANNTFQAVTTIGYPESRILLSQCAVYLATSPKSNATYMAIGAAQQAVRQQGDLPVPLHLRNAPTKLMKELGYGDDYKYAHDFAHNFAEQEFLPEALSGTVFYEPGDNAREKQTREFLRNRWKDKYGY